CGGAACGCGACGGAAGTTGTGGGGAGGGTTCATTCATGAATGACCAAGCACCAATGACCAAGGAAGGAACGGCCTGCGGCCTTTTGACATTGAAGCATTTGAACATTCCCTTGGTCATTGGGATTTGGTCATTGGTCATTCCCGCCACCGGCGGGCCTTGGTCATTTGCGAATCTGACCATTGCCGCGCACGACCCATTTGTACGTCGTCATGTCGGCCGCGCCCATCGGGCCTCGGGCGTGCAGCTTGTCGGTCGAGATGCCGATCTCCGCGCCGAGGCCGTACTCGCCGCCGTCGGAAAAGCGCGTCGATGTGTTGACCATGACGTTCGCCGAGTCGACCGCCCGGACGAACGCGTCGGCCGCGCGGACGTCGGCCGTCAGAATGGCGTCGGTATGCCGCGAGCCATAGCGATTGATGTGCGCGATCGCCTCGTCCAGATCGTCGACGACCTTGATCGCCACGATCTTGTCGAGAAACTCCGTCGCCCAGTCCGATTCGTCGGCGGGCTTGGCCTGCTTGACGATCGCCCTTGTCCGTTCGCAGCCGCGCATCTCCACGCCCGCCGCCGCCAGTGCTTCGCCCACCTTGGCGAGCAGGTCCGTGGCGTCCGCATGGAACAGCATCGACTCCGCCGCGTTGCAAACGCCCGGCCGCTGCACCTTGGCGTTCACGCAGATGTCGATCACCGTCTTCTCGCCCAGCGCCCCGGCGTGCTGATCGACGTAGACATGACAATTGCCGGTGTAGTGTTTGATGACGGGAATGTGCGACTGCTCGACGACGGCGCGGATCAGCGACTCGCCCCCGCGCGGGATCACCACGTCGATGCGATCGTCCATTTTCAGA
The DNA window shown above is from Planctomycetota bacterium and carries:
- a CDS encoding glutamate-5-semialdehyde dehydrogenase, with the translated sequence MTTHAHTQTEPDLEQYCNGLADRALAVSRKLSLLSGEQRNAALSRMAVLLEQRTPEIVEANARDLMRAENAGLGAAMIDRLKLDAARIGKMAASVRQIAQQVDPVGQVIEGYVRPNGLSIQKVRVPLGVVFFIYESRPNVTSDAAALCIKSGNALILRGGKEASESNAAITAVIREALTAAGIDADAVQFVSTPDRAAVGTLLKMDDRIDVVIPRGGESLIRAVVEQSHIPVIKHYTGNCHVYVDQHAGALGEKTVIDICVNAKVQRPGVCNAAESMLFHADATDLLAKVGEALAAAGVEMRGCERTRAIVKQAKPADESDWATEFLDKIVAIKVVDDLDEAIAHINRYGSRHTDAILTADVRAADAFVRAVDSANVMVNTSTRFSDGGEYGLGAEIGISTDKLHARGPMGAADMTTYKWVVRGNGQIRK